The Salvelinus sp. IW2-2015 linkage group LG6.2, ASM291031v2, whole genome shotgun sequence genome window below encodes:
- the LOC111965816 gene encoding sequestosome-1 — MSMTVKAYLLGKEDAPKEIRRIAVDQDVSTSFEYLKKKVEDVFSTLRNVTYQMYYKDEDGDMIAFSTDDELIMGLTCIKDYTFRLFIKEKKEHRREFPAFAFPGGVPPFAFPPPPGTPHMGPPPPHGSHGHHGHGHHGHGPPMVHPNVTCDECEGSVAGTRFKCTVCPDYDLCSTCQAKGLHKEHVLLPIWHPFNNAFEWFPRGKWMRKMRHCTWGQAQNQAQPGPSGSQPSQAAXGDRQPSDASSAASQQSQANMDYLKNIGEGVAAMLSPLGIDVDIDVELEAKXTKVMTPNLTPPGSGGPPSARSNNGTGGSKGDGTKDGDMEVDGLSSLGSASDLATGGKDAGGSGDDEWTHLTSKEVDPSTGELQSLRVGEEGSLEAPGSPTVPQGPSQEPQKSLTLAEAAAYPHLPQDADPRLVESLSQMLAMGFTDEGGWLTRLLHTKDCDVGAALDTIHYSKPAKK; from the exons ATGTCTATGACCGTCAAAGCCTATCTCCTTGGGAAGGAGGACGCGCCGAAAGAAATTCGTCGCATTGCTGTCGACCAAGATGTTTCAACGAGTTTTGAGTATCTGAAAAAAAAGGTTGAGGATGTTTTCTCAACCCTGCGAAATGTCACCtaccaaatgtattacaaag ATGAAGACGGTGACATGATCGCCTTCTCCACTGATGATGAGCTCATCATGGGCCTCACCTGCATCAAGGACTACACCTTCCGCCTCTTCATCAAGG AGAAGAAGGAGCATAGGCGTGAATTCCCTGCTTTTGCCTTCCCCGGTGGTGTCCCCCCTTTTGccttcccccctccccctggAACACCTCATATGGGACCTCCCCCACCTCACGGTTCCCACGGCCACCATGGTCATGGCCACCACGGTCACGGGCCCCCCATGGTGCACCCCAATGTGACCTGTGACGAATGTGAGGGCTCAGTGGCGGGGACCCGCTTCAAGTGCACCGTGTGCCCTGACTATGAYCTGTGCTCCACGTGCCAAGCCAAGGGGCTTCACAAGGAGCACGTCCTCCTGCCCATCTGGCACCCCTTCAACAACGCATTTGAG TGGTTCCCTCGTGGGAAGTGGATGAGGAAGATGAGACACTGCACGTGGGGTCAGGCCCAAAACCAGGCCCAGCCTGGTCCCTCTGGGTCCCAGCCAAGCCAGGCAGCCSCAGGGGACAGACAGCCCTCTGATGCCTCATCTGCTGCCTCCCAGCAGTCCCAAGCCAATATGGATTACCTGAAGAACATTGGAGAAGGGGTGGCAGCCATGCTTAGCCCACTGG GTATCGATGTGGATATTGATGTGGAGCTGGAGGCAAAGARGACCAAGGTGATGACCCCCAATCTGACCCCACCTGGGTCAGGAGGCCCCCCCAGTGCTAGGAGCAATAACGGGACGGGGGGGTCCAAGGGAGATGGGACTAAAGACGGGGACATGGAGGTGGACGGGCTTAGCAGCCTAGGAAGCGCGAGTGATTTAGCTACG GGTGGTAAAGATGCAGGGGGCAGTGGTGACGATGAGTGGACCCACCTGACCTCCAAGGAGGTGGATCCCTCTACAGGGGAGCTCCAGTCTCTCAGGGTAGGCGAGGAGGGCTCTCTGGAAGCCCCAGGGTCCCCTACTGTCCCCCAGGGTCCCTCACAGGAACCACAGAAGTCCCTCACTCTCGCTGAGGCCGCAGCCTACCCCCACCTTCCTCAAG ATGCCGACCCACGCCTGGTGGAGTCCCTGTCCCAGATGCTGGCCATGGGCTTCACAGATGAGGGGGGCTGGCTCACCCGCCTCCTCCACACTAAGGACTGTGACGTCGGGGCCGCCCTGGACACCATCCACTACTCCAAACCCGCCAAGAAGTAA